The proteins below come from a single Streptomyces sp. M92 genomic window:
- a CDS encoding sulfite exporter TauE/SafE family protein: MAAVFAAGVGAGAINSVVGSGTLITFPVLLATGLSPVTATVSIALGLIPGSISGAIGYRKELSGQRRRVLKLSAGALAGGLTGATLLLALPADAFETIVPVLVGLALVLVALQPQIGRWVQHRRERTGASPRRDGGPLLFTGLTLASVYGGYFTAAQGIIYLSLMGMLLDEPLQRLNGVKNVLSAVVNTVAALFFLFAADFDWTAVALLAIGSALGGYGGAKVGRRFSPSALRIVVVTVGTVALVQLLLR; encoded by the coding sequence ATGGCCGCGGTGTTCGCGGCGGGCGTGGGGGCCGGCGCCATCAACAGCGTCGTCGGCTCCGGGACGCTGATCACCTTCCCGGTGCTGCTGGCCACGGGCCTTTCCCCCGTCACCGCGACGGTGTCCATCGCGCTCGGACTCATCCCCGGCTCCATCAGCGGCGCCATCGGGTACCGGAAGGAACTGAGCGGTCAGCGCCGGCGCGTGCTGAAGCTCAGCGCCGGTGCGCTGGCCGGTGGCCTGACGGGTGCCACGCTGCTGCTCGCCCTGCCCGCGGACGCGTTCGAGACCATCGTGCCGGTACTGGTGGGCCTCGCCCTGGTGCTGGTGGCGCTCCAGCCGCAGATCGGCAGGTGGGTGCAGCACCGCCGCGAGCGGACCGGCGCCTCGCCGCGCCGGGACGGCGGGCCGCTGCTGTTCACCGGGCTGACGCTGGCGAGCGTCTACGGCGGCTACTTCACCGCCGCGCAGGGGATCATCTACCTGTCCCTGATGGGCATGCTGCTCGACGAGCCGCTGCAGCGCCTCAACGGCGTCAAGAACGTCCTCTCCGCCGTCGTGAACACCGTCGCCGCGCTCTTCTTCCTCTTCGCCGCGGACTTCGACTGGACGGCCGTTGCGCTCCTGGCGATCGGCTCGGCCCTCGGCGGGTACGGCGGGGCCAAGGTGGGCCGCCGCTTCAGCCCCTCGGCGCTGCGGATCGTCGTCGTGACGGTCGGCACCGTGGCCCTCGTACAGCTGCTGCTGCGCTGA